A single Hippocampus zosterae strain Florida chromosome 1, ASM2543408v3, whole genome shotgun sequence DNA region contains:
- the reep2 gene encoding receptor expression-enhancing protein 2 — protein sequence MVSWMISRMVVLAFGTLYPAYASYKAVKTKNVKEYVKWMMYWIVFALFSTAETATDLFLSWFPFYFELKIAFVIWLLSPYTKGSSVLYRKFVHPTLSNKEKEIDDYIAQAKDRSYETMMRFGKRGLNLAANAAVTAATKGQGVLSDKLRSFSMQDLTLINAEDELSLHSSDGRMRRDSVDDMSSGASTLPRARSAAARQTRSMTTTSLSDEISSHQSSDQSDARTEHPDEDGGEKAFKRTTATAAKTTKKPAAKTETQSKTVKKAPKKKTTSSADTPP from the exons ATGGTGTCGTGGATGATTTCGAGGATGGTCGT CCTGGCCTTTGGGACGCTCTATCCAGCATATGCGTCATACAAGGCTGTCAAAACGAAGAATGTGAAGGAATAT GTCAAATGGATGATGTACTGGATAGTATTTGCCTTATTCTCCACAGCAGAGACGGCGACGGACTTGTTCCTCTCATG GTTTCCTTTTTACTTTGAGTTGAAGATCGCCTTTGTGATCTGGCTCTTGTCCCCGTACACCAAGGGCTCCAGTGTTCTCTACCGCAAGTTTGTCCACCCAACCTTGTCCAACAAGGAGAAG GAGATAGACGATTACATTGCACAGGCCAAAGACAGGAGTTATGAGACCATGATGAGGTTTGGAAAGCGCGGTCTCAACTTGGCTGCCAATGCTGCAGTAACTGCAGCCACCAAG GGACAGGGTGTGCTGTCAGACAAGCTGCGCAGTTTTAGCATGCAGGACCTGACACTCATCAACGCGGAGGATGAGCTGTCTCTGCATTCTTCTGATGGCCGCATGAGGCGAGACTCGGTGGATGACATGAGCTCGGGGGCGAGTACGCTGCCCCGGGCCAGGAGCGCCGCTGCACGACAGA CACGCTCAATGACTACGACATCCCTTTCAGACGAGATATCGTCCCACCAAAGCTCAGACCAGTCAGATGCAAGAACTGAGCACCCTGATGAGGATGGTGGTGAAAAGGCCTTTAAACGGACCACCGCCACAGCCGCCAAAACAACCAAGAAACCTGCTGCAAAGACGGAG ACACAAAGCAAGACGGTGAAGAAGGCACCAAAGAAAAAGACCACATCCAGTGCAGACACACCTCCGTGA